In Lagenorhynchus albirostris chromosome 1, mLagAlb1.1, whole genome shotgun sequence, the sequence gcagagtacaggctctaggcgcttgggcttcagtagttgcggcacgcaggctcagcagttgtggctcgcgaggctccagaatgcaggctcagtagttgtggtgcatgggctcagctactccacagcatgtgggatcttcccggaccagggctcaaactcgtgtcccctgcattggcaggcggattcttaactactgtgctaccagggaaatcccaatcGTTTTAATTATAGTGCATGTGATAGTTCCTGTTTTGCATTTTTGTCTTACTATGCAATCATAAGCATGTTCACTACATTGTTTTCCTAATGGATTTTTACTTTAAACTGTTTTTCCTAAATATAAGTGGTTTATGTTCTCTTAAAAAATTCCCAGTCTGAATTGGTATAAAAAAGAAAGTGCAAGTCTCAGTAGTCCTACTACTCAGAGATAATCACTGAGCATTTTTATGTgttcttctagattttttttttttggaaataaacacatatatactttttaagtttaaaaagttattttaggttattttataatttgtttttcacttaattATATATGCATCATAGATAGGTTTCCAAGTCAACAAGTAGTCATACATAATTGTTTCTAATGACTGCACAGATTTAATTTTATGTCTATATCAAATTTATGTAACTACTCATTTATTGCAGGATTTTAAAGtcgtgtatacatgtgtgtgtgtacttctCCACCATGTGGATAATTTACTTAAACATTTAgctattttttgatatttaagtagcatttcttcttttgttttagcTATAATAAGTAACAATGCATTGAAAAATCTTGAGGAATATGGCTTTTCccatattttgaataatttcatgGAGTGGAAGTATTGGGTCAAAGGGCAGGGACATTTTATGATTCTTGATTTGTATCACCAAGCTGCTTTTTCAAAGGGTTGTTTGTGCCAATTCAGATACTTTCAGCAATGTGTTAGTACCAGTTTCTCACCTCCCACGCCACTATCAAAGGTGGTAGATGGAGGGGGGATATTTTCCCTAAGCAGCAAAGGAGGTGGACTAAAGGAGACAGGatagagagaggagaagaggggagagtgAACATGGGgaatggagggaaggagaaaggaataaCCAGAAACAACCATTTGCCTGTAATTTTTTCCAGTGGGAAAAGTAATTCATGCTCCTTGTAAGAAACCcacttttccataaatatttacatttaatatggaAAGTCCTCCTCTGGTGACAGGCTCTGCTAACAGTTTATGTATATTATTccatattatttcttttactaaTATTAATGTATAACTTGTTTTTAAAGATCTAGCTTCATACTATACACAACATAGTGAAACATTCCTGCTGGAGATTATATCTTAGGCACCTTTGGAATGATTACTTTAAGTGTGCAGataatttttagtttaaatatcTAATTAGAATCGAATGAGAAGCAATACTGCCCCTTTTCCCTGCCAGAGGGCTCTCCCTATTCCTCATCAACAGTCCCCTGACCTAAGCAGCAGTCCCTCGGAGCCAGTTCTGCGAGGCCTTCTGCTGCCTGTTTCCCTTTCCCCTGGCTGCTGCTTAGGGGGTCAACCCCAGGCGACCTGCGGACCCTCTGTGGGTTGGGAAGCCAGTAGCCAAGGGCGAAGGCCGGTAGCTGCTCACAGCCCTCTGGGGGGCCTTAATTGGGCCCTCCTTGCTCTCCACTTCCAGAGCCTCAGTGCCTAAGATTAACCCAACCATTGTTGCAAAACTCTCCTGTCCAGGCAGAACGAAACCCATCGCCTTGGGGCAGGACTGACCTGACTTTCCTGTCTTTATGGCTTCTCTCCGCAGGTCGGTACACCACTGCCAAAGTGACAACGGCAGTTCCAAGCACTCTGACCGGCTTTTCGCGGAGCCTATTTGGGCTCAGGAAGTCCCACACCTGGCCTGGGGCGTAGCCCTCACGTGACCCGCAAGCTCTGACCGATCGGTCTGACTCAGTCTCTCAGCTTCCGCAGAACACCTTGTGAGCCCCgtgactcagtttctccatttgctCACGCGCGCCAACAGCGTGAGGCACCTGTGCGGAAGGCGGAGGTGCCTCGGACGCTTCTCCAGAGTTCGTGCTCCCGGACGAAACCCCAGAGACGGTCATTTACGCCGCCCAGAGCCCTCCTTCTGGACGTGTCCTGCACTGGACCTGGTAAAGAGTCCGTGCTGCCTGGGGTGGCAGTGACTCGGCCAGGTGCACTGGCAGGACTGCTTGAGAGACACCCTCCTGGGGCCGGCCCGCCATGGTTCTTGAAGGGCCCAGGCCGTAAAGGGGCTGATGGGGAGACGACCGGTGCCCTCCTCCGTGCCCACTGCCGGCCGCCTGACGCAATCTGGCGCGTCCTTGCTGCACGGCTGAGCTGGGGAAACCTCCCCAGCCGTTGCATCACTCCTGCCAGGTTTGCTACGGAGGTGGAGCCGAACCAATCAGCAGGCGCGCTGGGCCCAGCGCAGGACGCGCAGTTACCCATTCAGGGGGCGGCGCGGTCAACCTGGCAGCAAAATCCTAAGGTGATTGGCCAAAATGGAATTTGCCCCGCCCCAATAACCGCGGCAGCTGGCCGCGGTGGGTGGGGCTTTCCGGCCGGAGGGTTTAAAGGGGACCTCGGACCGGGCAGCGCAGCTGGAGCAGCCAAGCGGTGCCAGACTAGGTGGGTACGTCCGTGGTCCTTCCGTGCCCGCGTCGGAGACCAGCCCCCGAGGCCGCCCAGGCCAGTACCTGTGTCCGGCACCATGAAGCAGGAGTCTGCAGCTCAGAACACCCCGCCCGCCTCACCGCCCCCCTCGCAGCACCCCCAGGACGACTGCGACCCCCAAGCGTTGTGGATTTTCGGGTACGGCTCCCTGGTGTGGAGGCCCGACTTCGCCTACAGCGACAGCCGTGTGGGCTTCGTGCGCGGCTACAGCCGCCGCTTCTGGCAGGGAGACACCTTCCATCGGGGCAGCGACAAGATGGTGAGCATCTGCCCATGCCCGGGTGAATGACGGGGGTGGGGACAGGATAGTGGGCACCGCGCTGGTGCCCTGGAATGTCAGGCTCTATCTTGGCAGACGGTGACTCCGTCCCGATGGGGGAAATATGTAAACCTTGCTTACATATTTTGGCTTAAATTTGTGTGCCCAGTGGGTCACTGTGTGATGGCTATAGGCTGATCCTGTGGATCACCGTGTTGATGAATATTTCTGAATATCAATCTGGGCCACTGCCATGTGTCTACTCCTGTTACATCTATGCATCATCCCCCTGGATGAGTGGGGCTCTCTGAGGCCTGGGACAGAAGGGATACTAAGAGTTTTCTCTACCAATGATGGCAGAGCTCATttctaatttgttgtttttcaaaatctctcttccctcctcagcCTGGTCGTGTGGTGACCCTCCTTGAAGATCGCGAGGTAAGTGCCAGAGTCAAGAAAGAGACCCAGCGTGGAGGGGTGCAGACAGACAGAGCTGTGGCTCCTTGGCTGCAGGCTAGATTAGATGCCCCGCTGGCTGAGGGGAAGGGTGGGTCTAGCTAAGTGCTTCTcataagaatcacctgaggatcttgttaaaatacagattttaataaGATTTAGAGTGGCCTGAAACTCATTCCTAACAAGCTTACAGGCGATGCCATTGTTTCTCAGACCATACTCTGAGTAGGATTTCTGTTCTTTCTGGGGCTAGACCACCTTACCAACTCATGTTAAGGGAGGATGAGGGCTTGATATATTGCTACTAGAGGGCTCACCAGCGCTCTGCCCGCCTCCCTTACAAGCACAGTACTGGGGTGGGACCAGAAGGAGCTGTGTGACTGACCCCAGTGCCCATGTTTTCTCCTAGGGCTGCACTTGGGGTGTGGCGTACCAGGTGCAAGGTGAGCAGGTGAATGAGGCCCTGAAGTACCTGAATGTGCGGGAGGCAGTGCTTGGCAGCTATGATACCAAGGAGGTCACCTTCTACCCTCAAGATACCCCTGACCAACCACTCAAGGCATTGGCCTACGTGGCCACCCCGCAGAACCCTGGTTACCTGGGCCCTGCGCCTGAGGAGGCCATCGCTACGCAGATCCTGGCCTGCCGAGGCTTCTCTGGCCACAACCTTGAGTACTTGCTGCGCCTGGCAGACTTCATGCAGCTCTGTGGGCCCCAGGCACAGGACGAGCACCTAGCAGCCATCGTGGATGCTGTAGGCACCATGCTGCCCTGCTTCTGCCCCACTGAGCAGGCTTTGGCACTGGTCTGAGGGGCTGAGCCCCTACATGGACACAGGGGCCAGGTCCCCACTCCAGTGCACACAGACAGACTTGATATAGCTGGAGCCCACTGAGAAGACTTGGTGGGCCGACAGGGGCCTCTCTTAAGCTCCTGCCTGTCCGCCAGCCCCCAGATCTCCTACCTGACACTGACTTACTACTTGAAACTTTATTTATTGCACCATGTTGGTgtggtgggcagggtgggggacCTGCCCTAGATATAGGGGCCCTGCTGAGCGGTGCCCCACCCCAGGCGCCTGGTGCCTGACCAGATTCCCCCCAGTGCTGCTGCTATCCCCATACTACCCAGGCCTCCACCTCCCCAGGGAGCCTCCAAGAGCCTTGACCCTCTGccccccactccagacctaccaTTCCCTAGCCCCAGAAACAACACCCGCCAAAGGTCCCAGCTTGCTGGTGAGGGTaggagggagtgaggagaggGGGCCCTACAAGAACTGAGGCCCCTGCCAGCCCTGCTCATCCCCCAGGTCCCCAGGGCAGAGCTGGATCTGGAGGTCAGACACAGCTGCTGAGGCTGGGCCTAGGCCTCTTACCCATTTGGCTTTGTTTCCCTgtccttctgtctgtctgtctgggcCACTCCTGTCTGTCTGTTGGTCTGTTTCTGGGAAGCTCATCGGTATAGGCCGTGGCACCTTCCCAGTCTGTCCTATACTATAATCCATAAACTGATCTCATTATCGGTGCTGTGCTCGAATGTGGTTCTTTCTTCAGATGGGGGTTTGGGGTGAGTGAGGTGCTGAAGCCCTGGAAGGCTCATAAGAGGGGAAAGGGCTCCCTCTTCATCCCCATGTCTTTGTCCCAGAGAGGGGGCAGCTGAGCAGGCAGGACTACCAGGTTACATCGCTCCTGTGATCGCGATTCACGTCTTAGTGCACACAAAGAATGCCCCCGCTGAGGCATGCAAATTCAGCCTGGGCAGCTCTACTTGGCAGCCCTGTGAGGAGTCCTTGCCACCGACTTGGTACCCGGTGTCTCCTCCCAGCTGCCTTGAAGGGGCTGCCGGGCTTGCAGTTCAGACCAGGTCTTCCTCCAGTTCCAGGGTCAGCAGCTGCCTCTTCCTGACAGTGAGGCTGGACCTCTGGCTTCCTGCTAAAGGAGCCATGTGGGTTAAAGGAGCTTAAAGGGTAAGGTGATGACAACTTGTAAGACCATGCTGACAGTGCAGGCCTGGAGGACCTGGTGGCCCTTTGAATTCCGAGGTCTAGGTGCTCATTCTTGCCTCCTGTGCCTGTGGTGTGGGCTGTGCCTTCTCCGTTACCCAGACCCACCAGGACTCAAGCCCACGATGGGATGAGTTGCCGGGCACCCTGTGGATTGCTGCTTGTTCCCCATCTGCCTGCCCCTGGCTACTCTTCCGTCACCCTGGCCCTCCAGGTGCAACTCCCAGCCCTCAAGGTCTCAGTCTGGCCCTGGGCTCCTCAACTGGGAGTGGCCCCTCAGTGGATTGAGCCTTTACTCCTGGACCTGCAGAATGGGTGCAGGGCTTTTGCAGCAGTAGAGCCCGGCTCCAATCCAGCCCACCCCTCACTTGCCCAGTGACCTCCAGAAAAGTATTCagcctctgagactcagtttacCCTGGGACGCTGTGTGGTATGTGTTGCTGCCCCTCTTGTTGTGGCTGGTGTCCTGGTTTGGTCTGGGTGTCCCCAGCAGGGTCAGCTCCGACCAAGCTGAGTGGCCCTTGTGCCTGGGGAGGGTGCCCATTTGTTGGCAGCCTCATGTCTTGGCCATTGATGGGAAAAGTGTGGAGTCCAGCCAGGTTGTTCTGGGAGCTCGGTCAGGACAACACATCCGGAGGAGGCAGCGGGTGGCAGGGAGCCCTGGACAGCCGCCTCCTATGCCACGGTAGGGCCAGACAACCAGTCTGGGTGCTCAGAGCAGAGCCATGCTCTATATGAATGGCGCTGGGGGTTTGGAAGGTTGCTTGCCAGCTGCACATGGGCTCGCATACTTCAAGCCATTCATTCAGCAGGTATTTACTAAGCTGCTGCTACATGCCAAGCACTgatctaggcactggggatagagCAGAGAAGAAATCCTCCTCCTCAAGGAACTTTGAATCGTGACCATTCAGCAGGAAAAGTGTCATGGTGGGAATAGGGCACTCAGCTTAGAAAGGGCTCTTGACCCTGAGAGGTTGAGGGAGGTCAGGGTAGGCTTTCCAGGGGAGAGAATGATGGGGCCGAGAGGGGGTCTCTAGTGATCAGAGGCACGGAACAACTTGTACCAGAGGCGGGTGCAAGGTCAGACCAGCTGGGACAGAGTGGCATGGGGAAGGGGACATGGGGCGGGACGGGTGGCAGGACCTCATCCTGCTGGCTGCTCTGGTGAGCTGTGCTGTGGAGGAGGCATTCCTCCTGCGTCGCTGGGGGCCCCTGTGGATTCTGAGTGGGGAAGAGACTGCTTAAAAAGGAATACTGGCTGCTGTGTCAGATTTGAGGAGGAAGGTcaaaggccagggagagggaaggtggcCTGAGCTGAGGGGTGTAGTGGGAATGGACAGGAGGACGGATTTGAGAGCGATTTAGGGAGTGAGGTCGGCAGGATTGGTTGTGGCTGGTTGATGAGGAGAGTGAGGAAGAGGGTAGAGGGCCAGGGTGCCTGgtgcagaggcagagctggaaagGGTGCAGGTGGAGATCTGTCCTGTGTGAGAGTGTCTGCCCTGCGGGGCCTGTGGGGCAGTGGCATCCACTGGATGTTCAGGAGCAGCTGGATACGGGGGTCTGGGACTCAGGAGAGTACTATGGGCTGGAGTTAGAGGTGTGGGAGCCACACCCATCAAGACGGTCCTTGAAGACCTGGgagtggagagaaaagagaacgAGGCCCAGTCCAACCCTGAGGCCCCCCAGCCCTGGTGGGGTGAGCGAAGCAAGAAGAgttgggaagggcttccctggtggtgcagtggttgagaatctgcctgctaatgcaggggacacgggttcgagccctggtctgggaggatcccacatgccgcggagcaactaggcccgtgtgccacaactactgagcctgcgcatctggagcctgtgctccgcaataagaaaggccacgatagtgagaggcccgtgcaccgcgatgaagagtggcccccgcttgccacaactagagaaagccctcgcacagaaacgaagacccaacacagcaaaaataaataaataaataactaaactcctacccccaacatcttctttaaaaaaaaaaaaagagctgggaaCAAGcagctggagaggcaggaggagaaacAGGAAAGCGTGGTTTTCCGCGAGCCAGGGTCACGCTGCTGAGATGCTAAGGAAAACAAGGACACAGGAGTGTCCACTGGATGAAATGCCAGGCAGTCCTCAGTGGTCTCAGTGAGAGCAGTTTCAGGATCAGTGATGGGAAACCACAAGGTAGGGCTGAGAAGCTAGTGGGAGGAAAGTAGCTCTCAAGAAAGTTGGCTGCtaagaggagagagaagcaaaGGGGTAACTGAAGGTGTGGGAAGGGAGTAGGAGTCTCAGGACCCCAAGAGCTTTTGTTGATGTGTGATATAGCGATTGACAACATTTAGTGTATTAGGAATTGAGaagtttaaaacatatttatcaattaaatttaaaacataaatccattatatattaacatattttaaagaaaaatgattctaTTTTCCAGAACAAATTTAGTGAAaggagtggcattgttttattttttatttatttatttttttgcggtacgtgggcctctcactgctgtggcctctcccgttgcggagcataggctccggatgcgcaggctcagtggccatggctcacgggcccagccactccgcagcatgtgggatcttcctggaccggggcacgaacccgtgtcccctgcatcggcaggtggactctcaaccactgcgccaccagggaagcccctgatttatatttttaatgtctgaCTTTAATAGAAGCAGTTGGATTCTCAGCTGTTTCTGCATTCCTTCTGTGGCAAATTCATATATAGTTCTGGAAAACTCCATTGTACACTTGGAGTCAGTTCTTGGAGGAAGTGTTAGACTTTACCTTGTAGGGAAGTTGAGTTCTGTggtgatgttttaattttttcatgtgtttttcctCCCACAAAAgggtctttgtttgtttttgttctttttgttttgtctgctTGTCAAGCAGACAAGTGTTGTGTTCAGGTCTGGGCTTAAGGAGGCTTGTGCTGGTGGCAGGGGAAGGCCGCAAGACGGGCAGGTGCTGGGGAGGCATGAACTAAAAGCAGGAGCAGGGAACATGGGGACGTTGCCTGGCAGCCAGTTGAAAACGGGGgacaggcaggagggaggagactgGGGAACCCCAGGGTTTTGCCGAGAGGGGGCATAAACAGTTCAGGGGCGTGTGGGCAAACACCACTCCTGCCTCTGAGCACCTTTCTAGGGCTGACAGACTCATAGGGGTTCTCCAGGTTGCCCCCCACTGGGTTCCAGGAAGGACCACGTTCCTCTGAGGACTGTCGTTCCCCTGAAGACAGTGGTGACAGAGAACCAAAGTGTGTGGGGAGATGGACCTCAAAAGGGGGAGACCCTGTCTTTCCCCAGGCCTGGCTCTGAGGAGGGTCAGGGTGCTCCAGGGCCAGGTTGGGGGGGCCCTGTCACAAGGAGAGTGTCCCTGAGGGCCAGGCTCAAAGCAGGAGGGTCAGCCTCCTGCCCCACAGCTAGGGTGACCATATATCCCAGTGTGCCCAGGAGGGGCCTAGTTTACTCCTGTTGTCCTGAGGTAATTactcctttcactctcaaaagccTCGAGGTTTGGAGTGTTTAAATGGCATGGTGTCTGTGGAAACTGCAACCGAgcaggattgtttttttttttggctgcgccatgcgtCATGCAgggtctcagttccccgaccagggatcgaacccctgacCCCTGCggtagaagcgtggagtctttaccactggaccaccagggaagagggccagggaagtccccaagcagGATTGCTTTATCTGGCGCCTGTCAGAAGAGGCTGACTAAAGCCTCTGACCACACCTGTCCTCTGTCCTCCTTGCCCTGTTCCTGGGCCCTCAACCCCTGCCTAGGGGCCCGTGGAGGCtgctctcctcttcccttcccggGTGCCTTTGGAGAGTCCCGCCAGGCCTGCCCTTCCCGGTTCAGGCCCGTCCGGGGCATTTCCCTGGGCTGTGAGGGAGAGCGGACACACCCTGAAGGCTCCACCACCACGCCGCTCTCCTGTCACCGGCCCAACCCCTCCAAGAAGGAGAGGGCACCACGCGCGTCCGCGCCCTCCCCCTGCTGTGCCCGCCCCTCCCGCTTCATCTGGGGACCCTGGCCCGCAGGCGCCCCTCCGGCTCGGCGGCTCCCCGGTCCTTCCCACCCCCCAGGAAGGTAGAGCCCGGGGTGAGCGCTCCCCTCACCAAACCTTAAACGTGGGCCCAGTCTGCTTCCTCAAACCTTCAGGCGTTCCGCTGTCTTACCGGACCTTGGGGCTCCCTGTCCCGTCCTACCTCCCCCGCCCTAATGCTCACCCTCTTTCCCTGGACGACAGTCATGCCCTCCAAAGGGATCCGCCTTCCCCAGTTTGGTGCCCTCCTGGATATTTATTTCCTACAAAATGGAAAATGCAACTCGGCCCCTGGCGCCTGCTCTCCCCTCCCGCCTCGGCCTCGCGCTCCCCCCGCCACGCCCCTCCATCCCGTCGCCTGCCTGCTGTCTCCTCCCACCTCGGGCTATTTTTGGTCACCAAGGCTTTGCTCCTACTCTTTTCCCCCTGCTAACCACTTTGCCCAGCCCTCTCACATCTTTCCGAACTCAGCGTCGGCCTTGTGCCTGCATAAGCTGCTGTGGAcctgggctggggctggctggtgcccccccccgccccccctcccgtTTTGAGCCCAGCCCGTCGTATTGACGTGATCTGCTTGCAGATCTGTCCCCACTAGGCTCAGCACGCCCCCCCTTCCCCAGGGCAGGAACTGAATGTCGCCCAGCTCGTTGCCCAGCTCTGGGGCCCCACGGGAACTCAGGGGACCTATGGGGAACCGGGTTTAATGAGACACCCCTTATGAACGCAATGTCACGTTTCCCCTTGGAGGGAAAGGACCCATGGAAACCTGTCGCCACCAAGGGAGAGTGCCAAGCCGCGTCCTCGGGCTAATATTCAAAGTGAATGTTTCTGTGCACAGCCCAGGAATGTGGGACTGGGAGCCACCGGGGTGAGGGCAGACCCAGCACGTGCCTGACTGGGGCAGTACTGACCCACCCTGGGCTGCCCCCTCTCAGCCCCTCCGTTGGTCTGAGAGAGGTCAGGCCCTAAACACACACCAGAGGAAGGGCCGCCCTTTGGCAGGCATGTCAGGGGCAGGGTCGGTGCCCTTGCTAGTCCTCCCTGCTCCGGGCGCTAAGTTGGAGGGCTGTTTGTGCCTGTCTCATGGGGTGGTGCTCCCTGTCCCCACGGAAGGGGAGCTGGACCCTCCTGGGAACAACCTGAGGGTGCTGGTGACTGGGGGAAGAAGGGGACAGTAATGTATCCACCTGCGGCTTCCCCCCCTACTGCAGTCAAAGACTCCTGCCAGGCACAGCCCCTCCTGGGGCTGTCATGTCCACGCCAGGTCAGGAGGGTGGCTCTGGCTGGGAGGATGCTGagtccatggcagtgaaagctgcTCACGTGGGGTAACCGAGTCATCCATCCACAGGAGTAGGTCCTCACCCGTGGAGGTTTCCATAGGAAGGGAGACCAAGTTCCTGCTCACAGGCTACTTGTACGGACCTGACAGAAGCCTGCAAAATGCCTGCAACATGCAGGGTGACTTCTTGCTTTGTCTTGCACCCTCCATTCCCCCACCCTGAAAGCCT encodes:
- the CHAC1 gene encoding glutathione-specific gamma-glutamylcyclotransferase 1, whose protein sequence is MKQESAAQNTPPASPPPSQHPQDDCDPQALWIFGYGSLVWRPDFAYSDSRVGFVRGYSRRFWQGDTFHRGSDKMPGRVVTLLEDREGCTWGVAYQVQGEQVNEALKYLNVREAVLGSYDTKEVTFYPQDTPDQPLKALAYVATPQNPGYLGPAPEEAIATQILACRGFSGHNLEYLLRLADFMQLCGPQAQDEHLAAIVDAVGTMLPCFCPTEQALALV